Proteins encoded in a region of the Vicia villosa cultivar HV-30 ecotype Madison, WI linkage group LG5, Vvil1.0, whole genome shotgun sequence genome:
- the LOC131604171 gene encoding uncharacterized protein LOC131604171 translates to MASLSMENLSINDDGEGEGFCFDLENEECEAADLRLCLVGRFLCDKPIHVRSMMSRVADIWRSVKGVAIKEATNGLFLFQFEHKLDMEAVINGGPWTYDSHLLILEKVQIGVQIENIPLFHVDFWVQVHNLPAGFMLEKVGKAMGSYIGEFVEYDKNNNTSFWRQYMRIRVKVDVRKPLKQSTKVKNKGVDWCVVNFKYEKLSIFCFVCGLLGHSEQRCEVQFAMTEDDGV, encoded by the coding sequence ATGGCAAGTCTGAGTATGGAAAATTTGTCCATCAACGATGACGGCGAGGGAGAAGGTTTTTGTTTTGATCTGGAGAATGAAGAGTGTGAAGCGGCAGATCTACGATTGTGTCTTGTCGGGCGCTTCCTTTGCGACAAACCTATCCATGTGAGATCAATGATGAGTAGAGTGGCAGATATATGGAGATCGGTGAAAGGGGTAGCAATCAAGGAAGCGACGAATGGTTTGTTTCTGTTTCAGTTTGAACACAAACTCGATATGGAGGCGGTCATTAATGGAGGTCCGTGGACTTACGATAGTCATCTTCTTATTCTTGAAAAAGTTCAAATTGGAGTACAGATTGAAAACATTCCGTTATTCCATGTTGACTTTTGGGTCCAAGTCCATAATCTTCCTGCGGGTTTCATGCTAGAGAAAGTGGGGAAAGCTATGGGTAGTTATATTGGAGAGTTTGTGGAATATGATAAGAATAATAACACTAGTTTTTGGCGTCAATATATGCGTATTCGGGTTAAAGTTGATGTGAGGAAACCATTGAAGCAATCTACTAAGGTTAAGAATAAAGGAGTAGATTGGTGTGTTGTGAATTTTAAATATGAGAAACTGAGCATTTTCTGTTTTGTTTGTGGACTTCTTGGGCATTCAGAACAACGATGTGAAGTGCAGTTCGCAATGACAGAAGATGATGGTGTCTGA